Within Desulfobacter sp., the genomic segment GCTGCCCGGGTGGTTCCGGGCCGCTTCCCGGAGGGTCAAGAGGGTCTCTGCCCGTACCAGGGGCTGGTCCCCCAGCAGGAAGAGTGCGCCCCGTGCCGTTCCGGTGCTATCAAGCCGGTGGAGGCCCGCTTTCAGGGAGGCGGCCATACCCCGGGTGAAATCGGGGGTGACAATGATGTCCACGGGATATGCGTCTAATTGTCTTTTGATCCGGTCCGCCCCATGCCCCAGCACCAGGATAAGTGGAGAGAGGCCTGCGGCAAGCCCCTTTTCCACGGCATGGGTTAACAGCGGCCTGCCCTTGAAGGGGAGGAGCTGCTTGGTATGGCCGCCCATGCGGGAACCGGTTCCTGCGGCCAGGATGATGCCGGCGATATTATCGGTTGAACCGGCCAAGGATGGCCCCCAGGACGGCACCGCCCAGGGCCCTGGCCTTGTCCGATATGGTTCGGCTGTAGGCGGCCTTTCCCCTGGGATCGATATCCCCGATTTTTTTCCCCGGGCCGACGGTCACCCCGTCGTGGATCAGCCCCCGGATGACGCCGTTTATTTTTGCTTCCACCGGCACCCCGTCCACATGGCCCAGGACCTGGCCCGCCACCACGGTATCGCCGATCCCTGCAATTCCTGTGAAGGCTCCGGCGGCCGGAGACCTGAGGAGGCGGTCTCCTGTGATGCCCATGACCGCTTCGGGCATGGAGGTATTGGGGGAAGGGCTGCCCTTTTCAATGAGCCTGCCCAGGTTGTGGCCCCGCCGGGTTTCAAGGGCCAGGTGGACATCCTCTCCTGCGGTGAACCCGGGGCCCAGGCCGAGGACCAGGGGGGCATCCGTCATTTGGGTGCCCAGATTTTTCTTGGCCACCACCGCATCCACGAGGACATGGGGAGCCACGGCCGCCACGGCCCGCCACTCAGGGTCTGCAAGCACGGGAATGCTGTCCTCTTTCCAGAGGTCGGGCACCTGCTGCGGAGACGGGGTCAGGCGGGCGGTGATCCCTTCCACCTCGATCTCTCCCGTATAAACGGCAGAGGCAAAGGCCACTTCCCGCCGGATCACCGTGGGCATGGGAGATTCCATGATGAAGATCCGGCGGAGGCCGGCCCTGAACAGGGCATGGGCGATCCCGGTGGCCAGGTCTCCGCCGCCTTTGATGCCGATGACCAATTGGCTGAGGCGGGGCGGGTCTGTCTCCGGGTCCCATGCCTGGAGGGCCGGGGCATGGAGGGGCGGTGTCTGCGGATCAGAAACCATGGATGCCCCTGCAGATGGTCTCGGCGGTCATGGGCAGGGTCCTCAGCCTGAGTCCGCAGGCATTTTCAATGGCATTGGCAATGGCCGGGGCCGGGGTGTTGATGACCACTTCGCCGATGGACTTGGCGCCGAAGGGGCCGGTGGGCTCGTGGGAGGGCTTGAATTCAACCCGGAGGCTGCCCATGTCCAGCCTTGATGGGATTTTATACTGCATGAAGCTTGAATTCATCATCTTGCCGCTGCTGTTGTAGGTGATCTCTTCGGTCAGGGCCATGCCGATGCCCTGGACGATCCCCCCTTCGGTCTGCATCCTTGCCAGGTTGGTGTTGATGGGGGTACCGCAGTCCACCACCCCCACATAGTCCACCACAGATACCTGTCCGGTCTCGGTATCCAGTTCTATTTCGGCAAACCCGGCCATGAAGGGCGGGGGAGAGACCGGGCTGGAGGAGGTGGCCGAGGCCGACAAACAGGTCCCTTCCCCCACGGCCAGGTCGGCGGCCAGTTCATCCAGGGTGATGGCGGGCCCCTGACCCGGCTTGCCGGCAAATACGGTGTTGCCGTCGAATTCCAGGTCGCCGGCATCCAGTTCAAATTTCAGGGCGGCCGCTTCCATGAGCTGCCTGATCAGGTCCTGGCCGGCCTTGACCACGGACATCCCTGTCAGGTAGGTGGTGGCCGAGGCATAGGAACCGGTATCGTAGGGGGAATGGTCCGTGTCCACCTGGGCCACGATGATGCGGGAAAGGTCACAGTTGAGCACCTCGGCGGCCATCTGGGACAATATGGTGTCGCAGCCCGTGCCCATGTCCGCCGCCCCGATCATCAGGGTGTAGAAGCCGTCGTCCTGGAGGCGGATCTCCACCGAGGCCGTATCAATGTTGGCGATGCTGGAGCCCTGCATGGTGATGGCACCGCCAACCGCCCTGATCTTTGTATCCGAGATTTTTTTGCAGGGGAATTTATCCGCCCAGCCGATGAGGTCCTTGCCGTGGGCGATGCACTGGTCCAGGGTACAGGCGTTGAGCTTTTCCCCGTAATACCCGGGCATGATTTCCCCTTCTTTCACCAGGTTTTTCAGCCTCAGGTCCATGGGGTCCATGGCCAGCTTTTTGGCCAGTTCGTCCATGGCCGATTCCATGGCAAATGTCCCCTGGGTGGCCCCGTAGCCCCGGTAGGCGCCGGCGGACATGGTGTTGGTGTAGACCACCTTGTAGGTGAACTTGATGGCACGGGCCTTGTTGTAAAGCGGCATGGTCTTGTGGCCGGAAAGCCCCACGGTGGTGGGACCGTGTTCCCCGTAGGCCCCGGTATCGGACAGGGTGTCCATGTGTATCCCCAGGATGTTCCCGGTTTTATCGGCCCCCAGCCGGACCCGGATGGTCATGGCGTGGCGGCTGGTGGCTGCGGTAAAGCATTCCTGGCGGGTAAAGACCATTTTGGCGGGCTTGCCTGTTTTCAGGGTGACAATGGCGGGGAATAGCTCGGCCACCAGGGTCTGCTTGGCCCCGAAGCCCCCCCCGATCCTGGGCTTGATCACCCGGACGTTCTGCCTGGGGATATCCAGGGCCCGGGCGGCAATGGCCCGGACGTGGAAGGGAACCTGGGTGGAGGCGGTGATGACAAGACGCCCTGTGTGGTCCAGATGGGTGAATGCCCTGAAGGTCTCCATCATGGCCTGGTTGTTGGCGCAGGTGCGGTAGGTCTGATCCACCACCACCTCCGCCGCGTCAAAGGCCGCGTCCACATCCCCGTGGGAAAATTCCCCGGAGCTGCAGATATTATTCTTCACATCGTTGCCGATGTTGAAATTGACGTGATAGTTCGCCTCGGGGTGGATGAGGCTGGCATGGCCATCTGCGGTTTCCGGATCCAGCACCGGTTCCAGGACCTCATAGTCCACCTCAATGGCCTTGAGGGCGGCCAATGCCTGTTTTTCCGTCCGGGCCGCCACAATGGCCACCGGGTCCCCCACATGGCGGACCCAGGTGTCCAGTATCCGCCGGTCATAGGGGCTGGGTTCGGGAATGGACTGGCCGGCCATGGTGAACCGCTTGTCCGGCACATCTTCATGGGTGAGGACGCAGGCCACCCCGGGCAGGGCCCTGGCCTTTTCCCTGCGGATCTCTTTGATCTTTGCAAAGGCATGGGGGCTGCGCAGGATTTTTACGATGAGGCAGTTTTCCGGAGCTATATCGTCGGTGTAGACCGGTTTACCCGTGACAAGGGCCATGGCGTCCCGCTTGGGGACGGCTTGATTGACATATTTCATGACTGCCCCCCTTTGGTTCTCCCGGCCTTCTCACCCAGGTAGTTTTCTATGGCCCGGAGCTGGCCGGCATACCCGGTGCACCGGCAGAGGTTGCCCGCCAGGTAGTGTTTGATCTCCTCCGTGCCGGGATTGTCCAGCTCCCGCTCCATGGCCAGGACATTCATGACCAGGCCGGGGCTGCAGTAACCGCATTGGTCCGCCCCCTGGGCGGCAATATATTCGCCGAAAGCCGCTGCCTCTTTTTCAAGGCCTTCAATGGTGGTGACCTCAGAATCCTGGGCCCGGGCGGCCAGCATGGCGCAGGAGAGCACGGGCCGGCCGTCCAGCCATACCGTGCACAAACCGCAGTTGGTTGTATCGCATCCCTGTTTGACGCTTAAAAAACCCAGGGACCGCAGCAGATCTAAAAGCAGGGTGTCCGGGGCGATCTCTTCTTCACAGGCAATGCCGTTTACGGTGAACTTCAATTGCATATCTCTTCTATCCCCCTTTTTACCAGGACCTTGGCCAGATGTTCTCTGTAGCTGCGGCTTCCCCGCTGATTGCTTCCGAATTCCAGTTCTTCAACCACGGCGGTGCAGGCCGCCTCTATCTGCCCGGTATCGGGTTGGGCGCTGAGATATTGTGCCGCTGTTTCCGCCAGTTTCGCCTTTGCGGGCCGGGCGCCCAGGGCGATCTTCCATCCATTTTCGGTACGGCCCAGGGCCGCAGCCAGTACGGGAAAGTCCGTGGCAGTCTTCCGCAGGCTCTGGTAACTGGTTTTGACGGTTTGCTTGGGGATGGAAAGTTTTACCAGGATATCCCGCCCCGGAGAGGTTCCAAGAAAATCCCCCAGGGGAACGGCGCCGCCGCGGTACAGGTGGACCCGGGTATCCAGGATCAGCAGGGCCGTGATCAGGTCTGAAAAACTAAACCGGGAGAATACCGATCCGCCCACGGTGGCCAGGTTCCTGAACTGCACCCCCACAATGGCGGATACCGCGTCCCGGAGCACCGGCCCGAAGTTGTCAAAGAGCAGGGCCGAGGTTTCCACCTGCCTCAGGCAGGCCATGGCCCCGATGTCGATGCAATCCCCCTTATCCTCAATCCGATCCAGGCTTAAGGCCGACAGATCAATGCCCGTGTGAAACCGCCGGGTGCCCATGCGCATCCACAGCAGCCCCCCCAGGATCACGTTTTTTTTATCCCGGTGGAGCAGGTCGTCGGCCTGGTCAAGGCTTTGGACCCTGGAAAATTCTTTTAATTCAAACACCTTGTATTCCTTTTTTACAGGTCTGTTTATGGGAAAAGAATATATCACAATCCGTCCCAATAGTCATGGAAGATATGGCGGCAGGGCAGGGCGGGAGGGCCCTGATCACCCTTAAGATAAATACGGATTTCACGGACGGAGGGAATTGGCCATTGCCGGATATCCGGGGCCGGTGTTAGGATACCGGCATTGGAAATAATTGAAAGGAAGGTGGATTATGGCATTATTTCTGGTTCAGCACGGTATCAGCCTGGCCAAGGACCAAGATCCCCAAAAGGGCCTCTCCCCCCTGGGGATTGAGGAAACCCATCGCCTGGCGCCGGTGGCCAGGGGGTACGGGATCGCTGTGGAACGGATTTTCCACTCGGGCAAAAAGCGGGCGGAGCAGACCGCGGAGATCTATCACCGGGCCCTGGAACTCGATACTCCCCCGGCGCCCATGGCCGGGATCAATCCCCTGGATGATGTCCAGACCTTTGCCGCAACCCTGGATCCAGGGGCCGGGTGGATGGTGGTGGGGCATATGCCGTTTATGGAGCGGCTGGTCTCATTTTTGACCACCGGCAGTGAGGGGCTCCGGGTCTATGAATTCCAGAATTCCGGGATTGTCTGCCTGGATGCCGGGAGAGGCGAGGACGGGGAGTGGGACTGGTTTATCAAATGGACCCTCAATCCAAATATCAAATGATTTTGTGCCCCCTTCCCGGGCGGGCAGGGGAACTCATTTTTTTTGCTGCAGGTCGGCCAGCAGGGCCGCGGCCTGGGAGATCCGGTCCTCGGGCAGCAGGGCCTTCATGGCGGCGGCATCGGCAAATACCATGAGCAGGGCCAGGGCAAAGGATTTGTGACCATTGGCCAGGCCGGGCATGGTGGATGAGGCCGGTCCTGCATGGATGTCAAAGAAAATACGGTAAAATTCCCGCTGGGGTTTATAATGCAGGGCATAGGCGTTGAGGTGCTTTTTGATATCGGACACGGCCAGCGCTGTATCTGAAGATGCTGTGCACAGGTCCGCGTAACAGGCCTTGATCAGGGCCGGCCGGACAGCGGCCATGATTTCCCGGGACCGGTCCTGGGTGGCCCGGCAGACCAGATCGCACAATTCCATCACGGCGGCCAGGCCGGTGCTGCCGGCGTCGTGAATCAGGCCGGTAAAGGCCTGTCTTAGGGCCTGTTTTTCATCCATGAGCCGCTCCTCCTCCAGCCCGAGGTT encodes:
- the sixA gene encoding phosphohistidine phosphatase SixA, giving the protein MALFLVQHGISLAKDQDPQKGLSPLGIEETHRLAPVARGYGIAVERIFHSGKKRAEQTAEIYHRALELDTPPAPMAGINPLDDVQTFAATLDPGAGWMVVGHMPFMERLVSFLTTGSEGLRVYEFQNSGIVCLDAGRGEDGEWDWFIKWTLNPNIK
- a CDS encoding EF2563 family selenium-dependent molybdenum hydroxylase system protein produces the protein MVSDPQTPPLHAPALQAWDPETDPPRLSQLVIGIKGGGDLATGIAHALFRAGLRRIFIMESPMPTVIRREVAFASAVYTGEIEVEGITARLTPSPQQVPDLWKEDSIPVLADPEWRAVAAVAPHVLVDAVVAKKNLGTQMTDAPLVLGLGPGFTAGEDVHLALETRRGHNLGRLIEKGSPSPNTSMPEAVMGITGDRLLRSPAAGAFTGIAGIGDTVVAGQVLGHVDGVPVEAKINGVIRGLIHDGVTVGPGKKIGDIDPRGKAAYSRTISDKARALGGAVLGAILGRFNR
- a CDS encoding 2Fe-2S iron-sulfur cluster binding domain-containing protein — encoded protein: MQLKFTVNGIACEEEIAPDTLLLDLLRSLGFLSVKQGCDTTNCGLCTVWLDGRPVLSCAMLAARAQDSEVTTIEGLEKEAAAFGEYIAAQGADQCGYCSPGLVMNVLAMERELDNPGTEEIKHYLAGNLCRCTGYAGQLRAIENYLGEKAGRTKGGQS
- a CDS encoding FAD binding domain-containing protein → MFELKEFSRVQSLDQADDLLHRDKKNVILGGLLWMRMGTRRFHTGIDLSALSLDRIEDKGDCIDIGAMACLRQVETSALLFDNFGPVLRDAVSAIVGVQFRNLATVGGSVFSRFSFSDLITALLILDTRVHLYRGGAVPLGDFLGTSPGRDILVKLSIPKQTVKTSYQSLRKTATDFPVLAAALGRTENGWKIALGARPAKAKLAETAAQYLSAQPDTGQIEAACTAVVEELEFGSNQRGSRSYREHLAKVLVKRGIEEICN
- a CDS encoding molybdopterin-dependent oxidoreductase, which gives rise to MKYVNQAVPKRDAMALVTGKPVYTDDIAPENCLIVKILRSPHAFAKIKEIRREKARALPGVACVLTHEDVPDKRFTMAGQSIPEPSPYDRRILDTWVRHVGDPVAIVAARTEKQALAALKAIEVDYEVLEPVLDPETADGHASLIHPEANYHVNFNIGNDVKNNICSSGEFSHGDVDAAFDAAEVVVDQTYRTCANNQAMMETFRAFTHLDHTGRLVITASTQVPFHVRAIAARALDIPRQNVRVIKPRIGGGFGAKQTLVAELFPAIVTLKTGKPAKMVFTRQECFTAATSRHAMTIRVRLGADKTGNILGIHMDTLSDTGAYGEHGPTTVGLSGHKTMPLYNKARAIKFTYKVVYTNTMSAGAYRGYGATQGTFAMESAMDELAKKLAMDPMDLRLKNLVKEGEIMPGYYGEKLNACTLDQCIAHGKDLIGWADKFPCKKISDTKIRAVGGAITMQGSSIANIDTASVEIRLQDDGFYTLMIGAADMGTGCDTILSQMAAEVLNCDLSRIIVAQVDTDHSPYDTGSYASATTYLTGMSVVKAGQDLIRQLMEAAALKFELDAGDLEFDGNTVFAGKPGQGPAITLDELAADLAVGEGTCLSASATSSSPVSPPPFMAGFAEIELDTETGQVSVVDYVGVVDCGTPINTNLARMQTEGGIVQGIGMALTEEITYNSSGKMMNSSFMQYKIPSRLDMGSLRVEFKPSHEPTGPFGAKSIGEVVINTPAPAIANAIENACGLRLRTLPMTAETICRGIHGF
- a CDS encoding nucleotidyltransferase family protein → MAGSTDNIAGIILAAGTGSRMGGHTKQLLPFKGRPLLTHAVEKGLAAGLSPLILVLGHGADRIKRQLDAYPVDIIVTPDFTRGMAASLKAGLHRLDSTGTARGALFLLGDQPLVRAETLLTLREAARNHPGSILIPVFKGRRGNPVYFDACFFPELRQVSGDMGGRVLIGRHPHAVREIAVDDPGIGMDIDTPEDYEDLLAGEDKDETH